In a single window of the Luteibacter rhizovicinus DSM 16549 genome:
- a CDS encoding formate dehydrogenase subunit gamma: MTRPDRAITRYTTLNRVNHWINAGLFILLVLSGLSMFHPILFFLSELFGGGQWARAAHPWFGVSLVISWIGMIIQFWRSNLPSKDDIAWSKAIVHVVKNDDEHVPPIGRNNSGQKLVFWSMTLLIPVLFVTGLLIWEVYFGEATSIPVQRVAVLIHSAAAICAILVWVVHVYAAIWIRDSVRSMTQGYVTPGWAWHHHRKWFYQLAASRRVSKTTPRKNP; the protein is encoded by the coding sequence ATGACCCGCCCCGATCGTGCCATCACCCGCTACACCACCTTGAACCGCGTCAATCACTGGATCAACGCCGGCTTGTTCATCCTGCTGGTGTTATCCGGGCTGTCGATGTTCCATCCGATCCTGTTCTTCCTGTCCGAGCTGTTCGGCGGTGGCCAGTGGGCGCGTGCGGCGCATCCCTGGTTCGGCGTGTCGCTGGTGATCAGCTGGATCGGCATGATCATCCAGTTCTGGCGATCGAACCTGCCGTCGAAGGATGACATCGCCTGGTCGAAGGCGATCGTCCACGTGGTGAAGAACGACGACGAGCACGTCCCACCGATCGGTCGAAACAACAGCGGACAGAAGCTGGTGTTCTGGTCGATGACGCTGTTGATCCCGGTGCTCTTCGTCACCGGCCTGCTGATCTGGGAAGTCTACTTCGGTGAGGCAACGTCCATCCCCGTGCAGCGCGTGGCCGTACTGATTCATAGCGCGGCGGCGATCTGCGCCATCCTGGTCTGGGTCGTGCACGTCTACGCGGCGATCTGGATCCGCGATTCCGTGCGCAGCATGACCCAGGGGTATGTGACGCCCGGCTGGGCGTGGCACCATCATCGCAAGTGGTTCTATCAACTGGCCGCGAGCCGTCGCGTCAGCAAGACCACGCCCAGGAAGAACCCGTGA
- a CDS encoding formate dehydrogenase accessory protein FdhE, whose amino-acid sequence MKQAEAPPDKAWSGPTHAGVKSPAPIVMPDLARRFVVTAARLDHLAPGHPMEPWLRFVARLARAQHVVATTLAPAAALSAEDIARATEARLPPLAADGHQRSPVWRDALTRLLDHLVAPNASVGPNARMGLNAPVGADSSAIPPQGDDLPPATLALIDTLRTADPTTLETLATHFLRGHIPAADTGATVFIVAALQIYFTGSAARLSAADLRLLQERSLCPCCGSPSIAGVITASGIIPGTRYLHCSMCSTAWNHTRTVCVTCAGTRKLSLRGIEDDGGVVKAEVCAECHTYSKLLYQLHDTQLDPVADDLASFGLDLLVSEEGFARHALNPFLLTGDSEDDIG is encoded by the coding sequence GTGAAGCAAGCCGAGGCACCACCCGACAAGGCATGGAGCGGCCCCACCCACGCCGGCGTCAAGTCGCCCGCCCCGATCGTCATGCCGGACCTCGCCCGCCGTTTCGTCGTCACGGCGGCACGCCTGGATCACCTCGCTCCCGGTCACCCCATGGAGCCCTGGCTGCGCTTCGTCGCCCGCCTCGCCCGCGCCCAGCACGTCGTCGCCACGACCCTGGCCCCTGCAGCCGCGTTGAGCGCCGAAGACATCGCACGCGCCACGGAAGCACGCCTTCCCCCACTCGCCGCCGACGGCCACCAACGGTCCCCCGTCTGGCGCGACGCCCTGACCCGCCTCCTCGACCACCTTGTTGCGCCCAATGCGTCGGTAGGACCCAATGCACGTATGGGACTCAATGCACCTGTGGGAGCCGATTCATCGGCGATTCCCCCGCAGGGCGACGATCTCCCCCCAGCCACCCTCGCCCTCATAGATACCCTCCGCACCGCCGATCCCACCACCCTCGAAACCCTCGCCACCCACTTCCTCCGCGGCCACATCCCCGCCGCCGACACCGGCGCCACGGTCTTCATCGTCGCCGCCCTGCAGATCTACTTCACCGGCTCCGCGGCGCGCCTGTCCGCCGCCGACCTTCGGCTGCTGCAGGAACGCTCGCTCTGCCCCTGCTGCGGCTCGCCATCCATTGCCGGTGTGATCACCGCCAGCGGCATCATTCCCGGCACGCGTTATCTGCATTGTTCGATGTGCTCGACGGCCTGGAACCACACGCGCACCGTCTGCGTGACCTGCGCCGGCACCCGCAAGCTTTCCCTGCGGGGCATCGAGGACGACGGCGGCGTGGTCAAGGCCGAGGTCTGTGCGGAATGCCACACGTACAGCAAGCTCCTCTACCAACTCCACGACACGCAGCTGGACCCCGTCGCCGACGATCTCGCCTCGTTCGGCCTGGACCTGCTGGTCAGCGAGGAAGGTTTTGCCCGCCATGCGCTCAACCCCTTCCTGCTGACGGGAGACAGCGAGGACGATATCGGGTAA
- a CDS encoding alpha/beta fold hydrolase — MASLAHADPLPSSNATTTYHRVTVDGVGVFYREAGPKDAPVLVLLHGFPSSSRQFDSLIPLLATRYHLIAPDYPGFGQSDAPDPATYTYTFDHLAETTNGLLEQLGLKKYSLYLHDYGGPVGFRIMLKHPERVQALIVSNANAYQEGLGKKWALIAEYWKDPRAHPEVFANFVSQTATEQRHTAGSSHPERYNPDTWTDEFAHLSRPGQHEIQSALLYDYRNNVASYPAWQAWLREHKPPTLVVWGKYDPSFIGPGGDAYQRDVPKAEVHLLDAGHFPWDEKVDEIAALVLAFLDRQPR, encoded by the coding sequence ATGGCTTCCCTGGCTCACGCCGATCCGCTTCCCTCCAGCAACGCCACGACGACCTACCATCGTGTCACCGTCGATGGCGTGGGCGTGTTCTACCGCGAGGCCGGACCCAAGGACGCGCCGGTGCTGGTGCTCCTGCACGGCTTTCCCTCGTCGTCGCGCCAGTTCGACAGCCTCATCCCGCTGCTAGCCACGCGCTATCACCTGATCGCACCGGACTATCCCGGGTTCGGCCAGAGCGACGCGCCGGACCCGGCGACGTACACGTACACCTTCGATCATCTGGCCGAGACCACTAACGGGCTGCTCGAACAGCTGGGCCTGAAGAAGTATTCGCTGTACCTGCACGACTACGGCGGCCCGGTGGGCTTCCGCATCATGCTCAAGCATCCCGAGCGCGTGCAGGCACTGATCGTCTCCAACGCGAACGCGTACCAGGAGGGCCTGGGCAAGAAGTGGGCGCTCATCGCCGAGTACTGGAAAGATCCCAGGGCACATCCGGAGGTCTTCGCCAACTTCGTTTCGCAGACGGCCACCGAGCAGCGACACACGGCGGGTAGCTCGCACCCCGAGCGGTACAACCCGGACACCTGGACCGACGAGTTCGCCCACCTGTCGCGCCCCGGCCAGCACGAGATCCAGTCGGCGCTGTTGTACGACTATCGGAACAACGTCGCCTCCTATCCGGCCTGGCAGGCCTGGCTGCGCGAGCACAAGCCACCGACCCTGGTGGTCTGGGGCAAGTACGATCCCTCGTTCATCGGCCCGGGCGGGGACGCCTACCAGCGCGACGTGCCCAAGGCCGAGGTTCATCTGCTGGATGCCGGCCATTTCCCATGGGATGAGAAGGTCGACGAGATCGCTGCCCTGGTCCTCGCTTTCCTGGACCGCCAGCCTCGCTGA
- the selD gene encoding selenide, water dikinase SelD — translation MTCTRLTELAHGGGCGCKLAPSVLQQLLADKPAAMPFAQLLVGNESSDDAAVWQVDENTCVIATTDFFMPVVDDPHDFGRIAAANALSDVYAMGGKPIMALAILGMPLGKIEIDTVRAILAGGEAICAEAGIPVAGGHSIDSAEPIYGLAAIGLCSPSNVRRNTGARPGDVLILTKAIGVGVYSAAFKKQVLPTDAYDELIASTTLLNRVGHELGKLDEVHAITDVTGFGLLGHALEMARGSGVRIAIDEARVPFFHQAKALAEAGFITGASKRNWDSYGEGVTLPGELPPWRRDLLTDPQTSGGLLVACQAERAVALRDMIEAAGYARASIIGSVMTGSPGIEVS, via the coding sequence ATGACTTGTACGCGCTTGACTGAACTTGCCCATGGCGGCGGATGTGGCTGCAAACTCGCACCCTCCGTGCTCCAGCAATTGCTTGCCGACAAGCCGGCCGCCATGCCGTTCGCGCAACTGCTCGTCGGCAACGAGTCGAGCGACGATGCCGCGGTGTGGCAGGTCGATGAAAACACCTGTGTCATCGCCACCACCGACTTCTTCATGCCCGTGGTCGACGACCCGCACGACTTCGGCCGCATCGCCGCGGCCAACGCGCTTTCCGATGTGTATGCCATGGGCGGCAAGCCGATCATGGCCCTGGCGATTCTCGGCATGCCGCTGGGCAAGATCGAAATCGACACGGTGCGGGCGATCCTCGCCGGCGGCGAAGCGATCTGCGCCGAAGCGGGCATTCCGGTCGCGGGCGGGCATTCGATCGACTCGGCCGAGCCCATCTACGGACTGGCGGCGATCGGGCTTTGCTCGCCATCCAACGTTCGCCGGAACACCGGCGCGAGACCAGGCGACGTGCTGATCCTCACCAAGGCGATCGGTGTTGGTGTGTATTCCGCCGCGTTCAAGAAGCAGGTGCTGCCGACCGACGCCTACGACGAGCTGATCGCGTCGACCACGCTGCTCAATCGCGTGGGTCACGAACTGGGCAAGCTGGATGAGGTGCATGCGATCACCGACGTCACCGGCTTCGGGCTGCTCGGCCATGCCCTGGAGATGGCGCGGGGCAGCGGCGTGCGTATCGCGATCGACGAGGCCCGTGTGCCGTTCTTCCATCAGGCCAAGGCGCTGGCCGAAGCGGGTTTCATTACTGGCGCATCGAAACGCAACTGGGACAGCTACGGCGAGGGCGTGACGTTGCCTGGCGAGCTGCCCCCGTGGCGCCGCGACCTGCTCACCGATCCGCAAACCTCGGGCGGCCTGCTGGTGGCTTGCCAGGCGGAACGCGCCGTCGCGCTGCGCGACATGATCGAGGCCGCGGGTTATGCGCGCGCCAGCATCATCGGCAGCGTCATGACGGGGAGCCCGGGTATCGAGGTCAGCTGA
- a CDS encoding permease, protein MPVALRSTRTVRWSVFLLLAVAGLFYVKWFPYYGRAFDAASHHSIGKSILMGDASSAPDPSWSAALGYAVAYGKAIWKAMVLGLLLGSALQALIPASWVQRALGSSSFAGTVAGGLMGIPGMMCTCCAAPVVVGLRKQRAAAGPSVAFWLANTMLNPATLVFTGFVLGWNWTLLRIVLSVPMVFGLGYLANRFVTDASTVRATTAPADRASDNLASDNEGQSLTEIGRRWLTVFVRMTVRLIPEYIVIVLLLGAARAWMFPHVGPAVGEQWFWILALAVAGMLFVIPTAGEVPIVQAMLALGMGVGPAAALLFTLPPVSLPSMAMLGRSLPLRLLLSLAAAVVAFGVLAGLIAAGLDMR, encoded by the coding sequence ATGCCTGTCGCTCTGCGTAGTACCCGTACCGTGCGCTGGTCCGTCTTTCTCCTCCTGGCCGTCGCTGGCCTCTTCTACGTAAAGTGGTTCCCCTATTACGGACGCGCCTTCGACGCCGCGTCGCACCATTCCATCGGCAAGTCGATCCTGATGGGCGACGCCTCGAGCGCGCCCGACCCGTCGTGGAGCGCCGCGCTGGGTTATGCCGTCGCTTACGGCAAGGCCATCTGGAAGGCCATGGTCCTGGGCCTGCTGCTGGGCTCGGCCCTTCAGGCCCTGATTCCGGCGAGCTGGGTGCAGCGCGCGCTGGGCAGTTCCAGCTTTGCCGGCACGGTGGCCGGAGGCCTGATGGGCATCCCCGGCATGATGTGCACCTGTTGCGCCGCGCCCGTCGTAGTGGGATTGCGCAAGCAACGTGCGGCGGCCGGACCCTCTGTCGCGTTCTGGCTGGCCAATACGATGTTGAACCCGGCGACCCTGGTGTTCACCGGCTTCGTGCTCGGCTGGAACTGGACCTTGCTGCGTATCGTGTTGAGCGTGCCGATGGTCTTCGGCCTGGGCTATCTGGCGAATCGCTTCGTCACCGACGCCAGCACGGTGCGCGCCACGACGGCGCCTGCCGACCGCGCATCCGACAACCTGGCATCCGACAACGAAGGCCAGTCCCTAACCGAGATCGGTCGCCGGTGGCTCACCGTCTTCGTGCGGATGACCGTGCGCCTGATCCCCGAATACATCGTGATCGTGCTGCTACTCGGTGCCGCACGCGCCTGGATGTTCCCGCACGTGGGGCCGGCCGTCGGTGAGCAGTGGTTCTGGATCCTCGCCCTCGCCGTGGCAGGGATGCTCTTCGTCATTCCGACCGCCGGTGAAGTGCCGATCGTGCAGGCGATGCTGGCCCTTGGCATGGGCGTGGGGCCGGCAGCGGCCCTGCTCTTCACCTTGCCGCCGGTAAGCCTGCCGTCGATGGCGATGCTGGGGCGTTCCCTGCCCCTACGCCTGCTGCTGTCGCTTGCCGCCGCCGTCGTTGCCTTCGGCGTCCTGGCAGGGCTGATTGCCGCAGGCCTCGACATGCGTTGA
- the selA gene encoding L-seryl-tRNA(Sec) selenium transferase: MVEPASHALRHLPAVATVLATTGAAALVERHGRVATTEAIRQVIDEARHALRAIPAVAPGADELAVRAGDLLAAKAPGMRPLFNLTGTVLHTNLGRAVLADAAVDAAANAMRHPVALEYDLDSGSRGERDDHVRGLLRELTGAEDATVVNNNAAAVLLCLNTFALRREAIVSRGELIEIGGAFRMPDIMLRAGADMVEVGTTNRTHAADYRNALSERTGLVLKVHTSNYRIQGFVAEVGARELAGIADAAGVPLLNDLGSGSLVDLSRYGLMKEPTVREAVAEGARLVTFSGDKLLGGPQAGFIVGDRALIAEINRNPLKRALRVDKIRLAAIEATLALYRDPDRLAERLPTLRYLSRPHADIDAQARRLLPAVAKIVGTAFAVDVGDCQSQIGSGALPLDTLASAALRLRPHGSQELLDPLAAALRALSHPVIGRVSEGALLMDLRCLDEADEATFLAALGELDTTALLAARP; this comes from the coding sequence ATGGTCGAGCCCGCGTCGCATGCCCTTCGCCACCTTCCCGCCGTCGCCACCGTCCTGGCGACCACCGGTGCCGCCGCCCTGGTCGAACGCCACGGGCGTGTCGCGACCACCGAGGCGATTCGTCAGGTGATCGACGAGGCGCGCCACGCGCTACGAGCCATCCCGGCGGTGGCACCCGGCGCCGATGAACTCGCCGTGCGCGCAGGCGACCTTCTCGCGGCAAAGGCGCCCGGCATGCGACCGCTGTTCAACCTCACCGGGACCGTTCTTCACACCAACCTCGGTCGCGCCGTGCTGGCCGATGCCGCGGTCGACGCGGCGGCGAACGCGATGCGCCATCCCGTCGCCCTCGAATACGACCTCGACAGCGGCTCACGCGGTGAGCGCGACGATCACGTGCGCGGCCTGCTTCGCGAGCTGACCGGTGCCGAGGACGCCACCGTCGTCAACAACAACGCCGCTGCGGTGCTGCTGTGCCTGAACACCTTCGCCCTGCGTCGTGAGGCGATCGTGTCGCGCGGCGAACTCATCGAGATCGGCGGCGCGTTCCGCATGCCTGACATCATGCTGCGTGCCGGTGCCGACATGGTCGAAGTCGGCACGACCAACCGCACGCATGCGGCCGACTATCGCAACGCCTTGAGCGAACGCACCGGGCTCGTGCTCAAGGTGCATACCTCGAACTATCGGATCCAGGGCTTCGTCGCGGAAGTGGGTGCGCGCGAGCTGGCCGGCATCGCGGACGCGGCAGGCGTGCCGCTGCTCAACGACCTCGGCTCGGGCAGCCTTGTCGATCTGTCGCGCTACGGCCTGATGAAGGAACCGACAGTGCGTGAGGCCGTGGCCGAAGGCGCGCGGCTGGTCACGTTCTCCGGCGACAAGCTGCTCGGTGGCCCGCAGGCCGGCTTCATCGTCGGCGACCGCGCCTTGATCGCCGAGATCAACCGCAATCCGCTGAAGCGCGCGCTGCGGGTGGACAAGATCCGGCTGGCGGCGATCGAAGCCACCCTCGCGCTCTACCGCGATCCGGACCGCCTCGCCGAACGACTGCCCACCCTGCGCTATCTCTCCCGGCCCCACGCCGACATCGACGCTCAGGCCCGACGCCTGCTACCCGCCGTCGCGAAGATCGTCGGCACCGCGTTCGCGGTCGACGTCGGCGACTGCCAGAGCCAGATCGGCTCCGGCGCCTTGCCGCTGGATACGCTCGCCAGTGCGGCGCTGCGTCTTCGTCCGCACGGAAGCCAGGAGCTGCTCGACCCCCTGGCCGCCGCCCTGCGTGCGCTGTCGCATCCGGTGATCGGCCGCGTGTCCGAAGGTGCCTTGCTCATGGATCTGCGCTGCCTGGATGAGGCGGACGAAGCCACCTTCCTCGCCGCACTGGGTGAGCTCGACACCACCGCCCTTCTCGCTGCCCGGCCATGA
- the selB gene encoding selenocysteine-specific translation elongation factor, protein MIVGTAGHVDHGKTSLVRALTGVDGDRLKEEKVRGITIDLGFAYLPLADDQILGFIDVPGHERFVHTMVAGAAGIDIALLVVAADDGVMPQTREHLAILDLLGTRRSVIALTKIDMVTAERLAEVTAQIRDVTKASALATADILPVSSATGDGIDALRERLMAEARSLEERSHAGRFRLAVDRVFTLPGIGLVVTGIVLSGVVHVRDAVTVSPPGLNARVRSLHAQNRPVETARAGDRCALNLTGDGLAKDAIHRGDMVVDPLLHAPTMRLDARLHLLASESKLIEPWFAVRLHHGAAEVGAHVVPLEGQHLRPGRTADVQLVLDRPIAAAVGDRFVLRDVSARRTMGGGQLIDLRAPERHRRTPVREAERAAMRLDDPERSLAALLDASSTARDLDAFARDRALSAATLEAVIASLSPLVFETGDARVAIGAMSWAHFVTAVIERLEGFHTAYPDRQGMAREGLRKVVKPELSPSAFAMALQHADLSGRVRLDGAFVRLASHVMQLSPAHERQWAAVAPLLGGEARFRPPRVRDIGRELSIPEADVRQLLKLATRMGDVDEISHDHFFLRTTVHEMLQIAADIEATDVEGWLTAAPFRDRLDCGRKVAILILEFFDRHGVMLKRGTLRRIQPRYLDLFAPTT, encoded by the coding sequence ATGATCGTCGGCACGGCTGGTCACGTCGACCACGGCAAGACGTCCCTGGTCAGGGCGCTTACCGGTGTCGATGGCGATCGCCTGAAAGAAGAAAAAGTCCGCGGGATCACGATCGATCTCGGCTTCGCCTACCTGCCACTGGCGGATGATCAGATACTCGGCTTCATCGACGTGCCCGGCCACGAGCGCTTCGTGCATACCATGGTCGCGGGCGCCGCTGGCATCGACATCGCGCTGTTGGTGGTCGCGGCCGACGATGGGGTGATGCCGCAGACGCGCGAGCACCTGGCGATCCTCGACCTGCTCGGCACACGGCGGTCCGTGATCGCGCTGACCAAGATCGACATGGTGACCGCCGAGCGCCTTGCCGAGGTCACAGCGCAGATTCGCGACGTCACGAAGGCAAGTGCCCTGGCGACAGCCGATATCCTGCCTGTCTCGTCGGCCACCGGCGACGGCATCGACGCGCTTCGCGAGCGACTCATGGCCGAGGCACGCTCCCTCGAGGAGCGCAGCCACGCGGGACGCTTCCGCCTCGCCGTCGATCGCGTGTTCACCTTGCCCGGCATCGGCCTGGTGGTCACCGGCATCGTGCTCTCCGGCGTCGTGCATGTGCGTGATGCGGTCACTGTCAGCCCGCCCGGCCTCAACGCGCGTGTGCGATCGCTGCACGCGCAGAACCGGCCGGTGGAGACCGCCCGCGCCGGTGACCGCTGCGCGCTCAACCTGACCGGTGACGGCCTCGCCAAGGATGCGATCCATCGTGGCGACATGGTCGTCGACCCGTTGCTTCATGCACCAACGATGCGACTCGATGCCCGGTTGCACCTGCTCGCGTCGGAGTCGAAGCTGATCGAGCCGTGGTTCGCCGTGCGCTTGCATCACGGCGCCGCTGAAGTCGGCGCGCATGTCGTTCCACTCGAGGGCCAGCATCTGCGCCCCGGCCGGACAGCCGACGTGCAACTCGTGCTGGACCGTCCAATCGCCGCCGCGGTCGGCGACCGCTTCGTGCTGCGCGATGTCTCGGCCCGGCGCACGATGGGTGGCGGCCAGCTGATCGATCTGCGCGCGCCCGAGAGGCATCGACGAACCCCGGTGCGCGAAGCCGAGCGTGCGGCGATGCGCCTCGACGATCCCGAGCGCAGCCTCGCGGCCTTGCTCGACGCCTCCTCGACGGCGCGCGATCTCGATGCGTTCGCTCGCGACCGGGCGTTATCGGCAGCAACACTGGAGGCCGTGATTGCAAGCCTCTCACCGCTGGTCTTCGAGACCGGCGACGCGCGTGTCGCCATCGGGGCGATGTCATGGGCGCATTTCGTCACCGCCGTGATCGAACGTTTGGAAGGCTTCCACACGGCGTACCCCGACCGGCAAGGCATGGCGCGCGAGGGCTTGCGCAAGGTCGTCAAGCCGGAGTTGTCCCCCTCCGCTTTCGCCATGGCCTTGCAGCACGCCGATCTTTCAGGAAGGGTGCGGCTCGATGGTGCGTTCGTTCGCCTCGCCAGCCATGTGATGCAGTTGAGCCCGGCGCACGAGCGCCAGTGGGCCGCTGTCGCGCCTTTGCTCGGCGGTGAGGCACGCTTCCGGCCGCCGCGCGTGCGCGACATCGGCCGCGAGCTGTCGATACCGGAGGCGGACGTTCGGCAGCTGCTGAAGCTCGCCACGCGCATGGGCGATGTGGATGAGATCAGCCACGACCATTTCTTCCTGCGCACGACGGTGCACGAGATGCTGCAGATCGCCGCGGACATCGAGGCCACGGATGTGGAGGGATGGCTGACCGCCGCGCCGTTTCGCGACCGGCTCGATTGCGGCAGGAAGGTGGCCATCCTCATCCTGGAGTTTTTCGACCGTCATGGCGTCATGCTCAAGCGCGGCACGCTGCGAAGGATTCAGCCGCGTTATCTGGATCTTTTCGCCCCGACCACGTAG
- a CDS encoding nuclear transport factor 2 family protein: MNELDIRSAIDEHWAASAAGDQFAEHLIYHEDAICEYPQSGEIIHGRHNLQALRSHHPGKPSGFKVRRIVGQEHLWVTEYIITYEGKRAFTVSIMEFRDGKVAHETQYFADPFDAPDWRGQWVEVRP, encoded by the coding sequence ATGAACGAGCTCGACATCCGCTCGGCGATCGACGAGCACTGGGCCGCGTCCGCGGCAGGCGATCAGTTCGCCGAACACCTGATCTATCACGAAGACGCCATCTGCGAGTACCCGCAGTCGGGAGAGATCATCCACGGACGTCACAACCTCCAGGCACTTCGCAGCCACCATCCGGGCAAGCCATCGGGATTCAAGGTGCGACGGATCGTCGGGCAGGAGCACCTCTGGGTGACGGAGTACATCATCACGTACGAGGGCAAGCGCGCCTTCACCGTGAGCATCATGGAGTTCCGCGACGGCAAGGTGGCGCACGAAACGCAGTATTTTGCGGATCCGTTCGACGCGCCCGACTGGCGCGGTCAGTGGGTGGAAGTACGACCGTAA
- the fdxH gene encoding formate dehydrogenase subunit beta: MSDMQSQDYIRRSASTMTPPMTRSHEDQVAKLIDVSRCIGCKACQSACMEWNNLRPEIGHFEGSYENPMDLGPSVWTLMKFAEYENEKGNLEWLIRKDGCMHCEDPGCLKACPAPGAIVQYANGIVDFISDKCIGCGYCIKGCPFDIPRVSKTDHKSYKCTLCSDRVAVGLEPACVKACPTGAIMFGSKTDMTNWAGERIEDLKSRGFENAGLYDPPEVGGTHVMYVLHHADKPSLYSGLPDKPRISPVVELWKGVIKPLAVIGIALAAVGAFFHWVTIGPNEVTEADEAEADRVLREEEKEEST, encoded by the coding sequence ATGTCGGATATGCAATCGCAAGACTACATCCGTCGCTCCGCCTCGACGATGACGCCGCCGATGACGCGAAGCCACGAGGACCAGGTGGCGAAGCTGATCGACGTGAGCCGCTGCATCGGCTGCAAGGCCTGCCAGTCCGCGTGCATGGAATGGAACAACCTGCGCCCGGAGATCGGTCACTTCGAAGGCTCCTACGAAAACCCCATGGATCTGGGGCCGAGTGTGTGGACGCTGATGAAGTTCGCCGAGTACGAGAACGAGAAAGGCAATCTCGAATGGCTGATCCGCAAGGACGGCTGCATGCACTGCGAAGACCCCGGATGCCTGAAGGCCTGCCCGGCGCCCGGGGCGATCGTCCAGTACGCCAACGGCATCGTCGACTTCATCAGTGACAAGTGCATCGGCTGCGGGTACTGCATCAAGGGCTGCCCCTTCGATATCCCGCGCGTAAGCAAGACGGATCACAAGTCGTACAAGTGCACGCTGTGCTCGGACCGTGTCGCCGTCGGTCTCGAACCGGCCTGCGTGAAAGCCTGTCCGACTGGCGCCATCATGTTCGGCTCCAAGACCGACATGACGAACTGGGCCGGCGAGCGCATCGAGGACCTGAAGTCGCGCGGCTTCGAGAATGCCGGCCTGTACGATCCACCCGAAGTCGGTGGCACGCACGTGATGTACGTGCTGCACCACGCGGACAAGCCATCGCTGTATTCCGGCCTGCCCGACAAGCCGCGCATCAGTCCAGTCGTCGAACTGTGGAAGGGCGTGATCAAGCCACTGGCCGTGATCGGCATCGCACTGGCTGCCGTGGGCGCCTTCTTCCATTGGGTCACCATCGGTCCGAACGAGGTGACCGAAGCGGACGAAGCCGAGGCCGACCGTGTGTTGCGCGAGGAAGAGAAGGAGGAGTCGACATGA